From the Meleagris gallopavo isolate NT-WF06-2002-E0010 breed Aviagen turkey brand Nicholas breeding stock chromosome 17, Turkey_5.1, whole genome shotgun sequence genome, one window contains:
- the PRKAB1 gene encoding 5'-AMP-activated protein kinase subunit beta-1, whose protein sequence is MGNTSSERAGLERHGHKASRADGAGGAGGTKDGDRPKILMDSPEDADLFHSEEMKAPLDKEEFLAWQQDLEVSDKTPTQARPTVFRWTGGGKEVYLSGSFNNWSKIPLTRSHNNFVAILDLPEGEHQYKFFVDGQWTHDPSEPVVTSQLGTVNNIIQVKKTDFEVFDALMVDSQKCSDMSELSSSPPGPYHQEPYVCKAEERFKSPPILPPHLLQVILNKDTGISVSTSVCLLSKGRK, encoded by the exons ATGGGGAACACGAGCAGCGAGCGAGCCGGGCTGGAACGGCACGGGCACAAAGCATCCCGGGCTGATGGTGCGGGAGGAGCCGGCGGCACCAAGGATGGGGACAGACCGAAGATCTTAATGGACAGTCCCGAAGATGCGGACTTGTTCCATTCGGAGGAGATGAAG GCGCCGTTGGATAAAGAAGAGTTTCTGGCTTGGCAACAGGATCTGGAAGTGAGTGATAAAACCCCCACTCAAGCTCGACCAACAGTCTTTCGCTGGACCGGAGGAGGCAAAGAAGTGTATTTATCTGGGTCCTTCAACAACTGGAGTAAAATTCCTTTGACGAGGAG TCACAACAACTTTGTGGCAATCCTGGACCTGCCAGAAGGAGAGCACCAGTACAAGTTCTTTGTGGATGGGCAGTGGACACATGATCCTTCAGAG CCTGTTGTAACCAGCCAGCTGGGTACTGTCAACAACATCAtccaggtgaagaaaactgacTTTGAAGTGTTTGATGCTTTGATGGTGGACTCCCAGAAGTGTTCAGACATGTCTG AGTTGTCAAGTTCTCCTCCAGGACCATACCACCAGGAGCCCTATGTCTGTAAGGCAGAGGAGCGCTTTAAATCTCCACCCATTCTTCCCCCACACCTGCTGCAGGTCATCCTGAACAAGGACACGGGCATTTCTGTGAGTACCTCAGTCTGTCTGCTGAGTAAGGGCCGTAAGTAA